The proteins below come from a single Limosilactobacillus reuteri genomic window:
- a CDS encoding MATE family efflux transporter, giving the protein MDELFEHSSIKRAYFTLALPVVLSMAVTLIYNMVDTFFVAKTGNPDLVAGVSQGAPIFTLMIALGDIFGLGGSSVISRLFGEHRDKLARFVSGYCFYAPIICGIIVTAIMIIFQTPILHLLGASPATWQYAREYYLVIAWGAVFIIFGLSPTNILRTEGLAIQSMIASMVGTGINIVLNPIFIFTCGLGAAGSALATVTSTVIGDILMIYYLRTKSKKLTTSIHETKIGWKLQFEIYAIGIPASVTNIMATFAVALTNRYLIVYGADSVAAMGIAMKANMIINMVIVGFAFGAQPLIGYVYGAKDEQRFNKVVKFDIQVVASLTFMLTIILFIFAPQVIRIFMSDPQIVKEGALMLRWLSVSTTLAGIILVFTTMFQSTGKATPAFWLSFCRQGLIFGVVISISAKLFGYTGIIAAQAISDCLTFILALIFFYCYRPRFK; this is encoded by the coding sequence ATGGACGAGCTATTTGAACATTCTTCAATCAAACGCGCATACTTTACACTTGCACTGCCGGTCGTATTGAGCATGGCAGTAACTTTGATTTATAACATGGTTGACACCTTTTTCGTCGCCAAAACTGGTAACCCTGATTTAGTTGCAGGAGTTTCTCAGGGAGCCCCAATTTTTACGTTAATGATTGCCCTAGGTGACATTTTTGGGCTTGGCGGAAGCTCAGTTATTTCCCGCTTATTCGGTGAACATCGTGATAAATTAGCACGTTTTGTCAGTGGCTATTGCTTCTATGCACCGATTATTTGTGGAATCATCGTAACTGCAATAATGATTATCTTTCAAACACCAATTTTACATTTATTAGGTGCCTCGCCAGCTACTTGGCAATATGCACGAGAATATTACTTAGTGATTGCTTGGGGCGCGGTTTTCATTATCTTTGGACTTTCACCAACTAATATTTTGCGAACAGAAGGGCTAGCCATTCAGTCGATGATCGCTAGTATGGTGGGGACCGGAATTAATATCGTTTTAAATCCAATTTTTATTTTTACATGTGGACTCGGCGCAGCTGGTTCAGCGTTGGCTACTGTAACAAGTACTGTTATTGGCGATATTTTAATGATTTATTATTTGCGAACAAAGAGTAAAAAGTTGACGACTTCAATTCATGAAACGAAAATCGGCTGGAAGCTTCAATTTGAAATCTACGCTATCGGAATCCCGGCCTCGGTCACTAACATCATGGCAACGTTTGCGGTTGCGTTAACTAATCGTTACTTGATTGTTTATGGTGCGGATAGTGTAGCTGCCATGGGAATTGCGATGAAAGCAAATATGATCATCAATATGGTAATAGTTGGTTTTGCATTTGGCGCGCAACCCTTGATCGGATACGTATACGGCGCTAAAGATGAGCAACGGTTTAATAAAGTTGTTAAATTTGATATTCAAGTTGTTGCTAGTCTTACCTTTATGCTCACTATTATTCTTTTCATTTTCGCTCCCCAGGTTATTCGCATTTTCATGAGTGATCCCCAAATAGTAAAAGAAGGTGCCTTGATGCTTCGCTGGCTGTCAGTTTCGACTACTCTTGCTGGTATCATTCTCGTTTTTACAACCATGTTCCAATCAACGGGAAAAGCAACGCCTGCATTTTGGCTCTCATTCTGTCGTCAGGGGTTGATTTTCGGGGTAGTGATTAGTATTTCCGCAAAATTATTTGGTTATACTGGAATCATTGCTGCTCAGGCTATTTCCGATTGTTTAACCTTTATCCTGGCACTTATTTTCTTTTATTGCTATCGTCCGCGTTTTAAATAA
- the trxA gene encoding thioredoxin — MAIDATAETFDKDVQGSMTVVDFWAPWCGPCKMMEPAMQNLEKQYGDKIKFVRMNVDGNQEIAQRYKVMSVPSLVLFKDGQAKEKVTGYYPEAKLAHYFERKITE, encoded by the coding sequence ATGGCAATTGATGCAACAGCTGAGACCTTTGATAAGGATGTTCAAGGCTCAATGACGGTTGTTGATTTTTGGGCACCATGGTGTGGTCCATGTAAAATGATGGAACCAGCTATGCAAAATCTAGAAAAGCAATACGGTGATAAAATCAAGTTTGTGCGGATGAATGTTGATGGAAATCAAGAAATTGCACAACGGTATAAAGTAATGAGCGTCCCAAGTCTGGTCCTTTTTAAGGATGGACAGGCGAAAGAAAAGGTAACTGGATATTATCCAGAGGCTAAACTGGCTCATTACTTTGAACGAAAAATAACCGAATAA
- a CDS encoding ArsR/SmtB family transcription factor, with translation MSSTQAFIDEAAKIYKVLSNSTRLNILYYLRHYNGETDVKTIVNDLHLAQPIVSKQLGILYRYQLVSRHKEGTRVYYALDDPHVIEMIDDMLKHVKHEIKGEPHPRNLYK, from the coding sequence TTGTCTTCAACCCAAGCCTTTATTGATGAAGCTGCTAAAATCTATAAAGTTTTAAGTAATAGTACGCGCTTAAATATCTTATATTATCTCCGGCACTATAACGGTGAAACGGATGTTAAAACAATCGTTAATGACCTTCACCTTGCGCAACCGATCGTCTCAAAGCAACTCGGTATTTTGTATCGCTATCAGTTAGTCAGTCGCCATAAAGAAGGGACCCGCGTTTACTATGCTTTAGATGATCCTCATGTCATTGAAATGATCGATGATATGTTAAAGCACGTTAAACATGAAATTAAGGGTGAACCTCATCCCCGTAATTTATATAAATAA
- a CDS encoding cadmium resistance transporter: MNWWIIFITFLAVNLDFFFILIFLLERYNLRDVIIGYLGALLVLVTISFLLGKTLAIFLPEWILGILGILPIYMALHDNDEDPTHAEKHGPIITTLITYLAVCAGCNLSIFLPILTNLTFQQFTQALLFIAVLSIAIVILIKGIGNITLIKQAMQRYSETLMKVIYIGVGCYVFWDSGLITHLIHLL, encoded by the coding sequence ATGAATTGGTGGATTATTTTTATCACATTTCTTGCCGTAAACCTCGATTTCTTTTTCATCTTAATCTTTTTACTCGAAAGGTATAACCTTCGTGATGTAATCATTGGCTATCTTGGTGCCCTTCTTGTTCTGGTTACCATCAGCTTTTTACTAGGAAAAACTCTCGCCATTTTCCTCCCTGAATGGATTTTAGGAATACTAGGGATCCTCCCTATTTACATGGCTCTGCATGACAACGATGAAGACCCAACTCATGCAGAAAAGCACGGCCCAATTATTACCACCTTAATAACCTATCTGGCAGTTTGCGCTGGTTGTAACCTCTCAATTTTCTTACCAATTTTAACGAATCTTACCTTCCAGCAATTTACTCAGGCACTTCTTTTTATCGCAGTCCTTTCAATTGCGATCGTGATTCTCATTAAGGGAATTGGTAATATTACACTAATTAAGCAAGCAATGCAACGTTATAGTGAAACCTTAATGAAAGTTATTTATATCGGTGTTGGTTGTTATGTTTTTTGGGATAGTGGATTAATTACCCACCTTATTCACCTTCTTTAG
- a CDS encoding magnesium transporter CorA family protein, with protein MLTTEQINDHSKWISIFEPLPHERLDLIEKYEVTQELLDYAIDPYEKARVEIDPDAGVTLLIFDVYVPTHAVTAPQTAPIGIMLTANNIITFTNAKTNFVNGIIANQLQLLKKHGENDDKLNLVFPVLYRLSTDYFGPLRRADQQRQEIQRNLQRRTGRQAITQFMEIETGLVYILTSLKGNVSLLEEFKRRFGNHITTKQYNDLDDVIVEAQQGLEMAQMTSDVSARVSNAYSKVLDSDLNQTMKYLTIYSIVLSIPTIVSGFYGENVKLPLANGTYSWVFTIFITIVLMLACVIFLINRHWWK; from the coding sequence ATGTTAACAACAGAACAAATTAATGATCATAGTAAATGGATAAGTATATTCGAACCTCTCCCCCATGAGCGATTAGATTTAATTGAAAAATATGAGGTTACTCAAGAATTACTTGATTATGCAATTGACCCTTACGAAAAAGCCCGGGTTGAAATTGATCCAGATGCAGGAGTTACATTATTAATTTTCGATGTCTATGTACCAACTCATGCTGTGACTGCTCCACAGACTGCACCAATTGGCATCATGCTCACCGCTAATAATATCATTACTTTTACAAATGCAAAAACTAACTTTGTAAATGGAATCATCGCTAATCAGCTACAATTATTAAAGAAACACGGGGAAAATGACGACAAATTAAACTTAGTGTTCCCAGTTCTTTATCGCCTTTCGACTGATTATTTTGGTCCCCTTCGTCGTGCAGATCAACAGCGACAAGAAATTCAACGAAATCTTCAACGACGAACGGGCCGCCAAGCCATTACTCAATTTATGGAAATCGAAACTGGCCTAGTTTATATTCTTACCTCGCTCAAAGGGAATGTTTCCCTACTCGAAGAATTTAAACGCCGCTTTGGTAACCACATTACTACTAAGCAATATAATGATCTTGACGATGTAATTGTCGAAGCACAGCAAGGGCTAGAAATGGCACAGATGACTTCAGATGTTTCTGCCCGTGTCTCTAATGCTTATAGCAAGGTTCTTGATAGTGATCTAAACCAAACGATGAAATACCTAACCATTTATTCAATTGTTCTCTCAATCCCAACAATTGTATCTGGCTTTTACGGTGAAAACGTCAAACTACCCCTTGCGAACGGGACCTATTCATGGGTTTTTACAATTTTCATTACTATTGTCTTAATGTTGGCATGTGTCATCTTTCTTATTAATCGTCATTGGTGGAAATAA
- a CDS encoding nucleobase:cation symporter-2 family protein — protein sequence MKEPVSSIQAPSRHTKIDFTRQWQNFVLGFQHLLAMYSGDVLVPLLIGHYLHFSTLQMTYLVSIDIFMCGVATLLQLKRTPLTGIGLPVVLGCAVQAVTPLETIGGKLGITYMYGAIIAAGIFVFLIAGFFARLKKFFPPIVTGSLITIIGFTLVPVGFQDLGGGTPTAASFGDPANLLIGFLTIAIILLFNAFARGFMKSIAILLGILISSFIASALGFVSLKPVSEAAWFHTPQLFFFGVPRFDMSAMITMILVSLTTMIESTGVFFALSDITGRQLTTNDLERGYRAEGIAAILGGLFNTFPYSTFSENVGVLKMSGVKSRQPVYYAAFLLLLLGLLPKVGALATVIPEPVLGGAMIVMFGMVGVQGVQILHKVDFSNNANLLTASVSIGLGLGITMYPQLFQHMPTEFQIILGNGIVVTSLSAVLLNLLFNHRWANHD from the coding sequence TTGAAAGAACCTGTTTCATCTATTCAAGCACCTAGTCGTCACACTAAAATCGATTTCACTCGTCAATGGCAAAATTTTGTCCTTGGTTTCCAGCACTTACTTGCAATGTATTCTGGGGACGTTCTTGTTCCGCTATTAATTGGACATTACTTACATTTCTCCACGCTTCAAATGACTTACCTAGTCTCAATCGATATTTTCATGTGTGGTGTCGCAACCCTCTTACAATTAAAACGAACACCATTAACTGGAATCGGCTTGCCTGTTGTCCTCGGTTGTGCAGTTCAAGCTGTTACTCCCCTCGAAACAATTGGTGGAAAGCTAGGAATTACTTATATGTATGGGGCCATTATTGCAGCTGGGATCTTTGTTTTCCTAATTGCTGGCTTTTTTGCCCGCTTAAAGAAGTTTTTTCCGCCGATCGTTACCGGATCTTTAATAACTATTATTGGATTTACTCTTGTTCCAGTAGGTTTCCAAGACCTAGGAGGAGGTACGCCAACTGCTGCTTCATTTGGTGATCCCGCTAACCTCCTTATCGGCTTTCTAACAATTGCCATCATTCTGTTATTCAATGCTTTTGCTCGCGGCTTTATGAAGTCAATCGCCATTTTATTAGGAATTTTAATTTCTTCTTTCATTGCAAGCGCATTAGGCTTTGTCTCTCTTAAACCGGTTAGTGAAGCTGCTTGGTTCCACACTCCACAATTATTCTTCTTTGGCGTTCCACGTTTTGATATGAGTGCCATGATCACAATGATTCTTGTTTCGCTCACGACAATGATTGAGTCAACCGGTGTTTTCTTTGCCCTCAGCGATATTACTGGCCGGCAATTAACAACCAACGACTTAGAACGTGGATACCGCGCTGAAGGAATTGCTGCAATTTTAGGCGGACTTTTTAATACCTTCCCTTATTCTACTTTTTCTGAAAATGTGGGTGTTCTTAAAATGTCTGGAGTGAAAAGCCGCCAACCCGTTTACTATGCCGCCTTTTTACTCTTATTGCTTGGTCTTTTACCTAAAGTCGGCGCTCTCGCAACGGTTATTCCAGAACCGGTCCTTGGTGGCGCAATGATTGTGATGTTTGGGATGGTCGGTGTTCAGGGAGTTCAAATTCTCCATAAAGTTGATTTTTCTAACAATGCCAACCTTCTTACTGCATCTGTTTCAATTGGACTAGGATTAGGGATTACCATGTATCCGCAACTGTTCCAGCATATGCCAACTGAATTTCAAATCATCCTGGGTAACGGGATTGTCGTCACCAGTCTTTCGGCCGTTCTTCTTAATCTGTTATTTAATCACCGGTGGGCTAATCATGATTAA
- the trpX gene encoding tryptophan ABC transporter substrate-binding protein translates to MKRMYSLIAIIIAFLCFAFFRENNGFVTKQRIPKVGVLTLMHHPALDEIYKGYVDELAKEGYHNGKNIKIEYQNANGDQSNLKTMASKLVDDNSTVLFGITTPAAQALANSTTKTPIVLGAVTDPKTAGLVKNNQHPGGNITGVSDQAPIREQLNLIKQFMPRMKILGVIYTSSDASAVAGYHQIKRECRKMNINLKAYSIANSNDLNQVSEQMLSQVDAVIVPTDNTIAGAMQTLVKNADAANKPVFPATDTMVKQGGVATYSVNQRALGVQGAKMTVAILKGKSKPADTPIEYMKHGTPVLNIKQARKLNLQIPAQFEKDAETKGEVYK, encoded by the coding sequence ATGAAAAGAATGTACAGTTTAATTGCAATTATTATCGCTTTCCTTTGTTTCGCATTCTTTAGAGAAAACAATGGATTCGTAACTAAGCAACGAATTCCAAAAGTTGGTGTGTTAACCTTGATGCATCACCCAGCGTTAGATGAAATTTATAAAGGATATGTTGATGAATTAGCAAAGGAAGGTTACCACAACGGTAAGAATATCAAGATTGAGTATCAAAATGCGAACGGTGACCAAAGTAATCTTAAAACAATGGCTTCAAAACTCGTTGATGATAACTCAACTGTTCTTTTTGGAATTACGACCCCTGCTGCTCAAGCATTAGCTAATTCTACTACCAAAACACCAATTGTACTTGGTGCTGTTACCGATCCAAAAACAGCTGGACTAGTTAAAAATAATCAGCATCCGGGTGGCAATATTACTGGAGTATCTGACCAAGCACCAATTCGCGAGCAACTCAATTTGATCAAGCAATTCATGCCGCGAATGAAAATACTGGGGGTCATCTACACTTCAAGTGATGCTTCAGCAGTAGCCGGTTATCACCAAATCAAGCGTGAATGTCGTAAGATGAATATTAACTTGAAGGCCTATTCAATTGCCAACAGTAATGACTTAAACCAAGTTTCCGAACAAATGCTTAGCCAGGTTGATGCAGTAATTGTACCAACAGATAATACCATCGCTGGAGCAATGCAAACTTTAGTTAAGAATGCGGATGCCGCTAACAAACCAGTCTTCCCGGCAACTGACACAATGGTTAAGCAAGGTGGCGTTGCAACTTACAGTGTTAACCAACGTGCTTTAGGTGTCCAAGGTGCAAAGATGACGGTTGCAATCCTCAAAGGCAAGTCAAAACCAGCTGATACTCCGATTGAGTACATGAAGCATGGGACTCCTGTTCTCAACATTAAGCAGGCTCGAAAACTTAACTTACAAATTCCTGCTCAATTTGAAAAGGATGCAGAAACGAAAGGAGAGGTTTACAAATGA
- a CDS encoding TerC family protein, giving the protein MSLLEKLYGPFFDPHNWATVVTSGQDWLIIFSLVMIECLLSVDNAVVLAAQTRVLPTLKEQEESLFYGIWGSYIFRFLIIGIGVYLINFWEIKVIGAAYLIYLVYRYFHNKFFGKRAMRKTREGKTHLTGRKLFWTVVLQIEFMDIIFSIDSVLASLAVSNNPVIVLIGGLIGIACMRGIAEVIMKLMRKVPELEPMAYILIFVIAIKLFLTIPAIDIEIPSGIFGSFILLVFAVTIIIHFIRRSQKKKVE; this is encoded by the coding sequence TTGTCACTTTTAGAGAAGTTGTATGGACCATTTTTTGATCCACATAACTGGGCAACAGTCGTTACATCAGGGCAGGATTGGTTAATCATCTTTTCGTTGGTTATGATTGAATGTTTACTGTCAGTTGATAATGCTGTTGTGTTAGCGGCTCAGACACGTGTATTACCAACGTTAAAAGAACAAGAAGAATCACTTTTCTATGGTATTTGGGGTTCTTACATTTTCCGATTCTTAATTATTGGAATCGGAGTATATCTCATTAACTTTTGGGAAATCAAAGTTATTGGAGCTGCTTACTTAATTTACCTTGTCTATCGTTACTTTCATAATAAGTTCTTTGGTAAGCGAGCAATGCGAAAGACCCGTGAAGGTAAAACGCATTTAACTGGACGAAAGCTTTTTTGGACAGTTGTTTTACAGATCGAATTTATGGATATTATTTTCTCCATTGATTCTGTTTTGGCGTCATTAGCTGTCTCTAATAATCCGGTTATTGTTTTAATCGGTGGTCTGATTGGGATTGCATGTATGCGAGGAATTGCTGAAGTTATTATGAAACTGATGCGCAAAGTTCCTGAGTTAGAACCGATGGCATATATCTTAATCTTTGTGATTGCTATTAAACTTTTCTTAACGATTCCTGCAATTGACATCGAGATTCCATCAGGGATTTTCGGTAGTTTTATCTTGCTTGTTTTTGCGGTAACGATTATTATTCACTTTATACGTAGATCACAGAAAAAGAAGGTAGAATAA
- a CDS encoding ABC transporter ATP-binding protein, translating to MNKPILELQGVKTIVNKGTSSETTILKGLNLKINEGDFITIVGTNGAGKSTLFNVIGGNLHADEGKILHNGQDITNTTEEQRTAFLSRVFQDPKLGTAARMTVAENMLLATKRGERRHLIPRKLKSNMDRFTKLAATMNNGLENRMNTATGALSGGQRQALSFLMATIKRPDIILLDEHTAALDPHTSLNLLHATNERITKDHLTALMITHNLEDALEYGNRLIVLKDGEIKADFNAEQRKSLTPEKLYTYFEG from the coding sequence ATGAATAAACCTATTTTGGAATTACAAGGTGTCAAAACCATTGTTAATAAGGGCACATCGAGTGAAACAACTATTCTTAAAGGCTTAAACCTTAAAATTAATGAGGGAGACTTCATTACGATCGTTGGAACGAATGGTGCTGGTAAATCGACCCTTTTTAATGTCATCGGCGGAAACCTGCACGCTGACGAAGGAAAAATTTTGCATAATGGACAAGATATTACCAATACAACAGAAGAACAGCGAACAGCTTTCTTATCCCGTGTTTTTCAGGATCCAAAACTGGGGACGGCTGCACGAATGACCGTTGCTGAAAACATGCTATTAGCAACTAAACGTGGTGAACGTCGCCATCTTATTCCCCGGAAGCTCAAAAGTAATATGGACCGTTTCACCAAGCTAGCTGCAACAATGAATAATGGTCTTGAGAATCGCATGAATACAGCTACTGGCGCCCTTTCGGGGGGACAACGGCAAGCATTAAGCTTTTTAATGGCAACAATCAAACGACCTGACATTATTTTGTTGGATGAACACACTGCTGCTCTTGATCCTCATACAAGCTTAAATCTATTACACGCTACTAATGAACGGATCACTAAAGATCATTTAACTGCCTTAATGATTACCCATAACCTTGAAGATGCCTTAGAGTATGGAAATCGTCTAATCGTGCTTAAAGATGGTGAAATCAAAGCAGATTTTAATGCAGAGCAACGAAAATCTCTTACCCCTGAGAAACTTTATACTTATTTTGAAGGATAG
- a CDS encoding ABC transporter permease, with protein sequence MNLIVSSIGQGLLWALLGLGLYLTFRILDFADMTVEGTFPLGAASAVAAITHGINPFLATLIAIGAGMLAGLITGLLYTKGKIPSLLAGILTMTAAYSVNLRIMGKSNVSLLGQKTLFSGEFMRSLPQYFDSVFLGIVTIAIITVILVFFLSTDYGQAFIATGDNPVMAKSFGIHTDTMVIIGLMVSNGIVGLCGALIAQNNGYADINMGIGTIVIALASIIIGEVAFGELTLNQRLVAVTLGSIIYRIILLAVLQLGFSANDLNLISSVVLAICMMLPQLEERIHLKKPILKGVRPHE encoded by the coding sequence ATGAATCTAATCGTATCATCAATCGGTCAAGGACTATTATGGGCTTTACTTGGTCTTGGTCTTTACCTGACTTTTAGAATTCTTGATTTTGCTGATATGACTGTTGAAGGAACTTTCCCTCTTGGGGCCGCCAGTGCTGTTGCTGCAATCACACATGGCATTAATCCCTTTCTGGCAACTTTAATTGCAATTGGTGCTGGAATGCTCGCCGGTTTGATCACTGGATTGCTCTACACTAAAGGAAAAATTCCCAGTTTATTAGCCGGAATTCTAACTATGACCGCCGCCTACTCCGTTAACCTCCGCATTATGGGTAAATCAAACGTTTCGTTGCTTGGTCAAAAGACTCTCTTTAGCGGTGAATTCATGCGAAGTCTGCCCCAATACTTTGATAGTGTCTTCTTGGGAATAGTTACGATTGCGATTATTACCGTAATCCTGGTCTTCTTCCTTTCAACTGACTATGGGCAAGCTTTTATCGCAACTGGTGATAATCCTGTGATGGCAAAATCATTCGGGATTCATACCGACACAATGGTCATCATCGGTCTAATGGTATCAAATGGGATCGTTGGACTTTGTGGTGCGTTGATTGCTCAAAATAATGGATACGCTGATATTAACATGGGGATTGGAACGATTGTTATCGCCCTTGCTTCAATCATTATTGGTGAAGTAGCCTTTGGTGAATTAACACTTAACCAGCGACTTGTCGCCGTTACTCTTGGTAGTATCATTTACCGAATCATCTTACTTGCTGTGCTACAACTTGGTTTCTCCGCCAACGACCTCAACCTTATCTCCTCAGTTGTCCTTGCAATCTGCATGATGTTGCCACAACTTGAAGAACGCATTCACCTTAAAAAGCCAATTTTGAAAGGAGTCCGGCCTCATGAATAA
- a CDS encoding C69 family dipeptidase, producing MQKLMSSCTAMLVGKNATIDGSTIIARDEDAEDGVNPKTFKVFPAQDYTGEHYVSKYNGLTVEMKGQGCRYTATPNGVPDEGRWDEQGINEYNVAMSATETEMTNARVLGHDPLVENGINEDSMVYLVLPFIKSAREGVQRLGSLIEKYGTGESNGIAFSDKDEVWYFETGGGHQWVAQRIPDDAYAIAPNIMCIEEVDFNDHDSFMYAPQIKDFVEKYHLNPNPQTFNFRNIFGTQDEADAYYNTPRSWYGQKLFTPSLKQEPTSQKIPFVQHAEKKIAVEDVEYFLSSHYNGTPYDPMGTYASGTPEEQRKFRSIALDRNQSSCILQIRNDVPAQYAAIQWINFGFYCYSPYVPFFTNISDTPAKYKYATDDAQPDKSAYWLNKLLEVIVEPHYHEFINEVNDFRDRCQSYGVGRVDTITKTAQIQNSANLINCLTEQNMKTANHVLNETHKLINQLLHEALLNSKFQFERGDNL from the coding sequence ATGCAAAAGCTAATGAGTAGTTGTACGGCAATGCTTGTTGGAAAGAATGCGACGATTGATGGTTCAACAATTATTGCACGTGATGAGGATGCAGAAGATGGAGTCAATCCTAAGACATTCAAAGTATTTCCAGCCCAAGATTATACTGGTGAACATTATGTTTCAAAATATAATGGGTTAACTGTTGAGATGAAGGGACAGGGATGCCGTTATACGGCAACTCCCAATGGCGTGCCTGATGAAGGACGCTGGGATGAGCAAGGCATTAATGAATATAATGTTGCAATGAGTGCGACAGAAACCGAAATGACAAATGCCAGAGTGCTTGGTCATGATCCGTTAGTAGAAAACGGAATTAATGAAGACTCAATGGTTTATCTCGTCCTACCATTTATTAAGTCCGCCCGCGAAGGAGTTCAACGTCTTGGTTCCCTAATTGAAAAATACGGTACTGGTGAAAGTAACGGAATTGCTTTTAGCGATAAGGATGAAGTCTGGTATTTTGAGACCGGTGGAGGTCATCAATGGGTTGCCCAGCGGATTCCTGATGATGCTTATGCAATTGCACCGAACATTATGTGTATCGAAGAGGTCGACTTTAACGATCACGATAGCTTCATGTATGCGCCGCAAATTAAAGATTTTGTTGAAAAATATCATTTAAATCCTAATCCACAAACGTTTAATTTCCGGAATATTTTTGGCACACAAGATGAGGCAGATGCCTACTACAACACCCCTCGTTCTTGGTATGGTCAAAAGCTCTTTACTCCATCCTTAAAACAGGAGCCTACCAGCCAAAAAATTCCATTTGTTCAACATGCAGAAAAGAAAATTGCCGTTGAGGATGTAGAGTACTTCCTCTCATCGCATTATAACGGTACTCCTTATGATCCAATGGGAACTTATGCTTCTGGAACACCGGAGGAACAGAGAAAATTCCGTTCAATTGCACTTGATCGTAATCAAAGTTCATGTATTTTGCAAATTCGGAATGACGTACCGGCACAATATGCTGCTATTCAATGGATTAATTTTGGCTTTTATTGCTATAGCCCTTATGTTCCGTTCTTTACAAATATTAGTGATACTCCGGCAAAATATAAGTATGCGACAGATGATGCGCAGCCGGATAAGAGTGCTTATTGGTTAAATAAATTGTTAGAAGTGATTGTAGAACCACACTATCATGAATTTATCAATGAGGTAAATGATTTCCGTGATCGGTGTCAAAGCTATGGCGTAGGACGAGTAGACACAATTACAAAAACAGCCCAGATTCAAAATTCAGCTAATTTAATTAACTGCCTAACTGAACAAAATATGAAAACCGCTAATCATGTTCTGAATGAAACGCATAAATTGATTAACCAGCTTTTACATGAAGCGTTGTTGAATTCTAAATTTCAATTTGAACGTGGCGATAACTTATAA
- a CDS encoding RluA family pseudouridine synthase — translation MKYRWQISEKLADDQVTKPLRKLLHDQWLLPNRLIHYLRIRRTVLVNGEYRSMNELVGRNDNIQLLFCGDEIRTPAANDYIPSSQSHLEVLYENRDLLVVNKPRGQKTHPNYHGETGTLMNDVAGYLAHSQNNAYMVHRIDLQTSGAVIVAKNPIVVPILNRLISDGQIHRQYLALVEGKMAQSGKFDWAIGRNPVNPHLHQVNGQNAQPALTYYKTLASNHERSLVRLHLVTGRTHQLRVHLAHSGHPIVGDPLYNPLSTEGMLLHGVAQKLILPFVMKSLNISAPLPSYFENYLVKYNLAKKQI, via the coding sequence ATGAAATATCGGTGGCAAATTAGTGAAAAGTTAGCTGATGACCAGGTGACAAAACCATTACGCAAATTACTGCATGATCAATGGCTGCTTCCTAATCGTCTAATCCACTATTTACGAATTAGGCGGACAGTGCTTGTTAATGGTGAATATCGGTCAATGAATGAACTGGTGGGAAGAAATGATAATATTCAGTTGCTATTTTGTGGTGATGAAATTCGGACCCCTGCCGCAAATGATTATATTCCGTCTTCACAATCACACTTAGAGGTCCTCTATGAGAATCGCGATTTGTTAGTAGTAAATAAACCGCGAGGACAAAAAACTCACCCTAATTACCATGGTGAAACAGGAACATTAATGAACGATGTTGCAGGCTATTTAGCGCATAGTCAAAATAATGCTTATATGGTTCATCGGATAGATTTACAAACGAGTGGAGCAGTAATTGTTGCTAAGAATCCAATTGTTGTCCCAATCCTTAACCGATTAATTAGTGATGGACAAATTCACCGACAATATTTGGCGTTAGTGGAGGGTAAGATGGCTCAGAGTGGAAAGTTCGATTGGGCAATTGGGCGTAATCCAGTGAATCCCCATCTTCATCAAGTAAACGGACAAAACGCGCAGCCGGCCTTGACCTATTATAAAACACTAGCAAGTAATCACGAACGTTCCTTGGTGAGACTTCATTTAGTAACTGGCCGTACACACCAACTCAGGGTTCATTTGGCACATAGCGGTCATCCGATTGTTGGCGATCCGCTTTATAATCCTTTATCAACAGAGGGGATGCTGCTTCATGGTGTAGCGCAAAAACTCATATTACCCTTCGTAATGAAATCTTTAAATATTAGTGCGCCATTACCGTCGTATTTTGAAAATTATTTGGTAAAATATAACTTAGCTAAAAAGCAAATTTAA